The Caballeronia sp. SL2Y3 genome includes a window with the following:
- the gltX gene encoding glutamate--tRNA ligase, translating to MTQVRTRFAPSPTGFIHLGNIRSALYPWAFARKMKGTFVLRIEDTDVERSTEASVDAILEGMAWLGLDFDEGPFYQMQRMDRYREVVGQMLEKGLAYHCYMSTEELDALRERQRAAGEKPRYDGTWRPEPGKTLPPIPEGVKPVVRFRNPLTGVVAWDDAVKGRIEISNEELDDLVIARPDGTPTYNFCVVVDDLDMKITHVIRGDDHVNNTPRQINILRALGGETPVYAHLPTVLNEQGEKMSKRHGAMAVMGYRDAGYLPEAVVNYLARLGWSHGDAEIFSREQFIEWFDLEHLGKSPAQYDHDKLNWLNAHYIKEADNARLAGLTRPFLLQAGIDAAALDNGAPLDQVVGLLKDRASTVKDIADNAAMFYREPTIEADAFAQHVTDAVRPAIADLRAALEQAEWSKEGISAALKATLGAHKLKMPQLAMPVRLLVAGTTHTPSIDIVLMLFGRDVVLRRLERAAA from the coding sequence ATGACCCAAGTCCGTACCCGCTTTGCCCCGAGCCCGACCGGCTTCATCCATCTCGGCAACATCCGCTCCGCGCTCTATCCGTGGGCGTTCGCGCGCAAGATGAAAGGGACGTTCGTGCTGCGTATCGAGGATACGGACGTCGAGCGTTCGACAGAGGCGTCCGTCGACGCGATTCTGGAAGGCATGGCGTGGCTCGGCCTCGATTTCGACGAAGGCCCGTTCTATCAGATGCAGCGGATGGACCGGTATCGCGAGGTCGTCGGCCAGATGCTGGAGAAGGGCCTGGCGTACCACTGCTACATGTCGACGGAAGAACTCGACGCGTTGCGCGAGCGTCAACGCGCCGCTGGCGAAAAGCCGCGCTACGACGGCACGTGGCGTCCGGAACCGGGCAAGACGCTGCCGCCGATTCCGGAAGGGGTGAAGCCGGTGGTGCGCTTTCGCAATCCGCTGACGGGCGTGGTCGCGTGGGACGACGCGGTGAAGGGCCGAATCGAGATCTCGAACGAAGAGCTCGACGACCTCGTGATCGCGCGCCCCGACGGTACGCCGACGTACAACTTCTGCGTGGTGGTCGACGATCTCGACATGAAGATCACGCACGTGATCCGGGGCGACGACCACGTGAACAACACGCCGCGCCAGATCAACATCCTGCGCGCGCTCGGCGGCGAAACGCCGGTCTATGCGCATCTGCCGACCGTGCTGAACGAGCAGGGCGAAAAGATGAGCAAGCGTCACGGCGCGATGGCGGTGATGGGTTACCGCGATGCCGGGTACTTGCCGGAGGCGGTGGTCAACTATCTGGCCCGGCTCGGCTGGTCGCACGGCGATGCGGAGATTTTCTCGCGCGAGCAGTTCATCGAATGGTTCGACCTGGAGCATCTCGGCAAGTCGCCCGCGCAATACGACCACGACAAGCTCAACTGGTTGAACGCGCACTACATCAAGGAGGCGGACAACGCGCGCCTCGCCGGGCTGACGCGGCCGTTCCTGCTGCAAGCCGGGATCGACGCCGCGGCACTCGACAACGGCGCGCCGCTCGATCAGGTCGTCGGGCTGCTCAAGGACCGCGCGTCGACGGTGAAGGACATCGCCGATAATGCCGCGATGTTCTATCGCGAGCCCACGATCGAAGCGGACGCGTTCGCGCAGCATGTGACCGACGCGGTGCGCCCGGCGATCGCGGACCTGCGCGCGGCGCTCGAACAAGCCGAGTGGAGCAAGGAGGGCATCTCGGCGGCATTGAAGGCGACGCTCGGCGCGCACAAGCTCAAGATGCCGCAACTCGCGATGCCGGTGCGCCTGCTCGTCGCGGGCACGACGCATACGCCGTCCATCGACATCGTGCTGATGCTGTTCGGCCGGGATGTGGTGCTGCGTCGTCTGGAGCGCGCGGCCGCTTGA
- a CDS encoding patatin-like phospholipase family protein has product MNSSSRLISRRAFSLAAASSILAACTSTSGGGLGGKSAPVATTPAPDPQRAARIGLALGGGAARGFAHIGVIKALEARNVRVDLVAGTSAGSVIAALYASGMTGIAMNKLALTMDEASISDWAMPFRARGILQGVALQNFLNKTLDNRPIEKMAKPLGIVATDLKSGQPILFQRGNTGVAVRASCSVPSVFEPVKIGDHEYVDGGLVSPVPAAFAHKMGADFVIAVDISARPETALTQSSFDVLMQTFTIMGQSIKAYELDKYANAVIRPNLNAMSNSDFSQRNAAILAGEEAVSKMWPTLQRQLAERGMRV; this is encoded by the coding sequence TTGAATTCATCGTCACGTCTCATTTCCCGCCGCGCGTTTTCGCTCGCGGCGGCGTCGTCCATTCTCGCGGCCTGCACGAGCACGAGCGGCGGCGGCCTCGGCGGCAAGAGCGCGCCGGTCGCAACTACGCCTGCCCCGGACCCGCAACGCGCCGCGCGAATCGGCCTCGCGCTCGGCGGCGGCGCGGCGCGCGGGTTCGCGCATATCGGCGTCATCAAGGCGCTGGAAGCGCGCAACGTGCGCGTCGATCTGGTGGCGGGCACGAGCGCGGGTTCGGTGATCGCCGCGCTGTACGCGTCCGGCATGACCGGCATCGCGATGAACAAGCTCGCGCTGACGATGGACGAAGCCTCCATCAGCGACTGGGCGATGCCCTTTCGCGCGCGCGGCATTCTGCAAGGCGTGGCGTTGCAGAACTTCCTGAACAAGACGCTCGACAACAGGCCGATCGAAAAGATGGCGAAGCCGCTCGGCATTGTCGCCACCGACCTGAAAAGCGGCCAGCCGATTCTGTTTCAACGCGGCAATACCGGCGTCGCCGTGCGGGCGTCGTGCAGCGTGCCGTCCGTTTTCGAGCCGGTGAAGATCGGCGATCACGAATATGTCGATGGCGGACTCGTAAGCCCGGTGCCTGCCGCGTTCGCGCACAAGATGGGCGCGGATTTCGTGATCGCCGTCGATATCTCCGCGCGGCCCGAAACGGCGCTCACGCAGAGTTCGTTCGACGTGCTGATGCAGACGTTCACCATCATGGGCCAGTCGATCAAGGCTTACGAGCTCGACAAATACGCGAACGCGGTCATCCGCCCGAATCTGAACGCGATGAGCAACAGCGACTTCAGCCAGCGCAACGCCGCGATTCTTGCCGGCGAAGAAGCGGTGTCGAAAATGTGGCCGACGTTGCAGCGGCAACTGGCCGAGCGCGGCATGCGCGTTTGA